Part of the Juglans regia cultivar Chandler chromosome 14, Walnut 2.0, whole genome shotgun sequence genome, GGACAAGTGGCGCAAGACGTTGTCAACGATTCAAAAGGTGCTTGATGATGCAGAGGAGAAAGAATTACATGCTGAGGGTGCTGCAGTAAAGGAGTGGCTGGATGATCTCAAAGACTTGGCCTACGATGTGGAGGACATACTCGATGAGTTTACCGCAGAAGCTTTGCGACGCAAATTGAAGGGTAAAAATCAGGCTAGTCCCAGTAAGGTACGGATCCCTTCTTATTTTAATGGTTTGACTCCTCGTGCTATTATGTTAAGAACTAGGTTGGAGTCAAATATCAAGGACATCACTACTCGATTTGAAGATCTAGCGGCACAAAAAGATAGACTCAATTTGAGACAAAATGTTGACAGGAGGTCAGAAAAAATAAGAGGGACAGTACTGGCCCCAACTTCTTTACCGAACGAAGTTGTTTACGGCAGGGACGGAGATAAAAAGGCTTTACTTAATTTATTGCTGTGTCAAGGATCAAGCGATAAAGTCTCTGTGATTCCTATAGTTGGTATGGGGTATTGGAAAGACAACCCTTGCCCAGTTTGTATACAATGATGAAGAAGTCAAAAGTTCGTTTCATCCTAGAGCTTGGACTTGCGTTTCTGAAGATTTCGATGCTATTAGGGTCACGAAAGCAATTTTAAAATCTCTTAGCCACGGAAGCAATGATGATAATGATCTAAATTtgttacaaatcaaattaagcGAGGCCCTAAAAGGGAAGAAATTTCTAGTCATTCTGGATGATCTTTGGAACGAGAATTATCATGATTGGACAATCCTACTTGCTCCTTTCAAAGCAGGCGCTACAGGAAGTGTAGTTATTATCACAACTCGCAATCGAGGAGTTTCAAGTATGACAGGTACCACTCAAGCTTACCATCTGGATTTTTTGTCAAATGACGCTTCTGTGTCCATATTTACCCAACATGCCTTGGGGGTGGAAGACTTTTCTTCGCATGCACACCTCAAAGACGTTGGTCTGGAAATCGTTCGAAAATGTAAATGCTTGCCTTTGGCGGCAAAAACCCTTGGAGGCCTGTTACGTTCAAAACAAGACCGTGATGAGTGGGAGGAAGTATTGAAAAGTGGGATATGGGATATTCCAGAGGAGAAAAGTGGAATTGTTCCAGCTCTTATGTTGAGTTACTACCATCTCCCATCGCATTTGAAGAGATGCTTTGCGTACTGTTCCATACTCCCTAAAGATTATGAATTTAAGGAGAAGCAGGTGGTTCTATTATGGATGGCAGAAGGCTTGattcaacaaaaagaaaaggaaatggaagATTTGGGTGCAATGTATTTTCGAGATTTGTTATCAAGGTCATTTTTCCAACAATCCAGTAGCAATAAATCTCGTTTTGTGATGCATGACCTCATCAACGATTTAGCTAAATCGGTTGCTGGAAAAACTTGCTTTAGAATGGAAGATAGAGTTGATGGTAGTAAACAATGGAGTATTTTTAAAAGGACTCGCCATTTGTCTTACCTATGCAACCATTATGatggttttaaaaaatttgaggCCTTTTATGAACTCACATGCTTACGTACCTTCTTACCTATAATGCTGCCAGCGCTTGGGTGGTGTTATTTGGCCAGAAATGTTCCTCTCCATTTGTTGCCGAAATTACGATGCTTAAGGGTGCTCTCTTTGAACGGTTACCACATAACCGAGATATCGAATTCAATTGGTGATCTGATACATCTACGGTATCTTGACCTTTCTCACACTCACATCACCAGCTTGCCTGAGTCAACAACCAATCTTTACAATTTACAAACATTGTTGTTGGAACATTGCCAATATCTAGAGAAACTACCTTCATCATTTGGAAACCTGGTCAACTTACGCCACCTCAATATTTTAGAAGCAAGATCTCTAAAAGCAACGCCTTTGCATATAGGCAAATTATCTTGTCTTCAAACGTTGTCTAATTTCATTGTGGGAAAAGATTGTTGCTCGGGATTAAAGGAGCTAGGGTCTTTGTCGCATCTTCGAGGAACACTCTGCATTTCAAAACTAGAGAACGTGATTGAGCCAGAGGATGCAAGGGACATGAATTTAAGTGGTAAGCCCAAGCTTGATGGGTTGTCATTGGGATGGAGCGAAGACATTGATGACTCGAAGGACAGAACAAGTGAAAAAGAGTTTCTTAACATGCTACAACCTCACAAAGCTTTGAAAGAACTCACTATTAGGTGTTATGGGGGTACAGAATTTCCAACCTGGTTGAACCGTTCTTCGCTTCCTAATCTGGTGTTCTTGACTattgaaaattgtaaaaagtgCACATCATTGCCACCATTGGGGAAACTTCCATCACTCAGAGTCCTTTCGATCAAGGGGATGGCTAGCGTGAAGAGTATTGGTCGTGAAATTTGTGAGGATGGTTCGTCACAACCATTTAGATCCTTGGAAACTCTGAATTTCTGTGATATGGTGGAGTGGGAGAACTGGAGTCCTTGTGAAGCATTCTCAAACTTAGGTGAGCTCTCTATTAAAAATTGTCCCAAGCTGTTGGGAAATTTACCAAACCACCTTCCTTCACTTGAAAAGGTTGAGATTGATAGATGTTGGAATTTAGTGGTATCAGTTTCGAGCTTTCCAGATCgatgcaaaataaaatttgagggATCAGAAGGGGTGGTGTGCGGAAGAGAAGTTGATTTTAGCTCGCTAAAATTTGAGcatatttcaacaattttaGTATTTGAGTCTCGAATGAAAGCGTTAATTACAATGGGTGGGCTGGCTAATGTACAAAAGTTAGTGGTTAATGGATGCAAGGAATTGACGCATTTGTGGTCAATTGCGGTGGGATCATTTCCGCATCTCCCACTTCTTCGTTTTCTGCTGGTTTCTGATTGTCCAAAACTAGTTTCGTTGGTAGCTAAAGGCCAGCTGCCTCCAACTCTAAAGGAACTACATATACATAATTGCGAAAATATTCAGATTTTGGTAGAGGAGGATGACACCAACAGTTATGGCAGTAGCGGTGACAATAGCCCATCTCTTCTTCAGGTTTTGAACATTTACGGGTGTCCCTCCCTCAAATCCCTAATATCAAGCGGTGAATTACCTGCAGCACTTCAATCATTACGGATTTCTTCATGTCCAGAGCTAGAGTCAATAGCTAAGGAATTACATCATAATTCATTGCTTGAATCCATTTGCATTTGTAATTGTGGAAACCTCAAATCCTTACCCACTGGCATACACAGTCTCAGCCATCTTAGCAATATTAGGATTGAAGATTCTCCGAGTCTCGATTTCTTACCGGACGGTGAGTTGCTCTCTGCCAACCTGACAACGCTTCGGATTACCAGCTGCGAGAAAATGCGGACCGTGTTCAATCGCATACACACGTGCACCTCTCTTCAATATTTGAGAGTGGGGAAATGTCCAAGCGCATCCTTTCCAGAAGAAGGTTTTCCCACCAACCTAACTGGGCTTTCGATCCATGATAGCAGTATCGCTCAGGGCTTGTTTGAGTGGGGGTTGTACAGGTTTACCCGTCTAAAAAGTCTTCGAATTTGCGATGGATCTTCGCACCTGGTGTCCTTTCCAGAGATGAAGCTGCCTACTTCTCTAACCCACTTGGCCATCGATAACTTTCCGAATGTGGAATACTTGTTTCCCAAGGGCTTTCGAAACCTCACATCACTTGAATTCCTGTGTATCTTAAATTGCAAAAAACTCGCGTCCTTTCCAAAGAAGTGCCTACCTCCCTCACTCCGAGCACTTACCATTCTTGATTGTGAAAAGTTCACGTCATTTTCAACGAGCtgtctgcctctctctctcctgaaACTTAATATCCACGGATGTCCTCAGTTGAAAGAATGGTGCAAGAAAGATGANNNNNNNNNNNNNNNNNNNNNNNNNNNNNNNNNNNNNNNNNNNNNNNNNNNNNNNNNNNNNNNNNNNNNNNNNNNNNNNNNNNNNNNNNNNNNNNNNNNNCTCACGGTCCTCACCTGTATTATAATTCATAGAGGCACCTTATTTGTTGAaatccctgcccaagcaagcagtcaaCTATGACTGCTTGCTGCTTAACCCCTAACGCCCAACTCTCAACTGtccattgaatgcaacaataaatgcattcatacgtaaaacaatgcatctataaattgaggCTTCTGGCGAGAGTCTCAGacacccaaagaagaaaagaaaagagagagagccgagagagctctgagagaaaagaagagagttgagttgagtggagtgtgatcctcctcctctgtaatattttcttgtgttccactatttattagtgaagctcttttctgtggatgtaggcagttgccgaaccacgttaaattcttggtgtcactgagtgcatgagtgtactcttttattaccgcttttctcccttccgctgtgttgatttccccaacaagtggtatcagagcgtttgttggaagaagttttttacagaaaactcggttttagtgtgtagctcagttttcaaatttgagcataccactgtgttcgtctcatcCAGACAAGAAAAGCGGTGGAAACCAGAGGCCAAACGGAGGCCGCACGCGCTCCCACGCGCCGtctgaagatcggagagtgagacccactctcGACACGCGTCACACGCGCCAAGGCGAGTACCAGCGCGTGAGTCCCACGCTCGACACGCGCCACACGCGCTCCAGAGAAGCCATTGCGCGTGAAAGTTCACGCGCCTGACGTGCCCCTGACTCCATAAAAGCGCGTGAggacacgcgcctacgcgttccacGCGCACCAGAGGAGTTTAagcgcgtgagttacacgcgcctacgcgttttgttcgcgccacgcactgcacgcgcgacagagttcctgttttggttcttttgctcattccttgtgctatctgagtccgattttgacgaaacaagactcgtttccaacaaaatcagacgttccggacacaacggtgctgtccgttttgtgatattccacctcaaagatcctgtacttgtattttgtatttagaacagtctaaatccatggaggattcagcatcaggcgccatgataaagctgactgcctcaaactacagtctttggagacctcgaatggaggatctcttgaactgtaaagatctgtttgaccctttggaagatgaagggaagaagccagatgaagttacggatcaagtgtggagaaagatgcacaagaagactattggtcagatcaggcaatggattgaccatagtgtttttcaccacgtggcccaggagacggatgcatataacctctggaaaaagttagaggatatgtatcaggctaaaactgctcgaaacaaggccctcttgatgagacggcttgttaacttgaagttgaaaagcgatacctctgttgccgagcatactagcgagtttcaaaacctagttaaccagctcgggtccgtcaacctgaatcttggcgatgaagaacaagccctgctacttctcagttcattaccagacagttgggagacgctggtggtctccctaagtaactctactccagatggcaaacttaccatgacgatggttaaggatgccttgtttaatgaggaggccagacgaaaagagacaagcatgaatcaaactcatgtccttgtcaccgagagtagagaaaggcctcaaggtaatgatagagggagaagtggaggcagaaacagagggaagcctcaaccacgtggaaggtccagcagcagcaggaaccagcagacgggtaacataaaatgttaccattgtggcaaagaaggccacatgaggaaacactgccgcaagtttttaagggagcaaggtcaaagcagtaagctgaagaaagaagatggtgaaacccttgtcactctttctggagatgtggcaatactctccaccagtgacgagacgtgtctgcacgttgcaagccatgatgttgagtgggtggtagacacagcagcatcataccacgccacttcccacagtgaatttttcactacgtacaaagcaggagactttggtacggtaaggatggggaatgccagttcctcgaagatcgtgggagttggcgaagtgcagataaaaaccaacgttggttgcaccatggtgttgaaagatgttcgacacattcctgaccttcggctcaacctgatttccgggacagcccttgatcgacagggctatgacagctacttcagcaaaggcacttggaagctgtcacaaggtgccatggttgtcgcccgaggacatatttgcggtacgttgtacaagacccatgtgaagatcggttctgatagcctcaatgcagtggaagacgaggcatcaccgaatctgtggcacaagagactcggacacatgggtgagaaagggttggatacgcttgcgaagaaggcactcatcaaagttgccaaaggaacagcgttaaacccttgtgagtactgtttgtttggcaaacaatgcagagtctcgtttaaatcctctacgaagagaagatcagagttgttgagtctggtacactctgatgtatgtggtcccatggaagaagagtcattgggaggtaacagatatttcgtgacattcattgatgatgcttcacgaaaggtctgggtatatgttttgaagtcaaaggatcaggtcttcgagcacttcaagaatttccacaccctagtggaaagagagacaggaaagaagttgaagtgcctgcgaacggacaatggaggagaatatgtctccaaaaggttcgctgcatactgcgctgatcgcggtattcgacatgagaagacggtcccatatacccctcagcacaatggtgtagccgaaagaatgaaccggaccatcattgaaa contains:
- the LOC118344505 gene encoding putative disease resistance RPP13-like protein 1; translation: MAVGELFLAAFLQVLFDQLASPELLAFSRREGLEKKLDKWRKTLSTIQKVLDDAEEKELHAEGAAVKEWLDDLKDLAYDVEDILDEFTAEALRRKLKGKNQASPSKEVRKNKRDSTGPNFFTERSCLRQGRR